A stretch of the Bdellovibrio sp. 22V genome encodes the following:
- a CDS encoding methyl-accepting chemotaxis protein, giving the protein MSSSLSWFRGLRGKLLFSAVIPLAAFAILTGISVRSMNTIGGMLENAYTNVIPNMDSLGQIGMQRARVGYFMWAALALTDNEKGRNNFIAKAEDAWEDFKVAQEIYEKSPSTPETDKIYEKTKAHKAEFHKLTESMIAALKENTPEANQRVMTAMNGGEWHILALEVQKATTDTMAYYQKLSREGDELQKQHRRFETQLLIIIAAFCSLAIFAILMFIAYRVSKSVSSIASNLTDAGHQVSAAIVQLTSAGQTLSHSSTESAASLEETVASLEEMSSMVKMNSDNAKQAAALSQSSKESAEQGQTEIQHLISSMHEISKSSKKIEEIISVIDDIAFQTNLLALNASVEAARAGEHGKGFAVVAEAVRALAQRSAVAAKDINGLIKDSVDKVGKGSEIADKSGEVLFKIVSSVKKVSDLNNEIAAASSEQTTGLQQINKAMNQLDQGAQANAASSEEIAASAEEINAQALQMKNLVNVLNSTVLGSSESSPEAGETKKKPELSQKVVPFQAKKTAKPAASHPAVKKAHSSSASSVIPFDEDEDGRGKVGTTDGF; this is encoded by the coding sequence ATGTCATCTTCCTTGTCTTGGTTTCGTGGTCTTCGCGGAAAACTTTTGTTTTCTGCCGTTATTCCTCTGGCGGCGTTTGCCATTCTTACCGGAATTTCTGTGCGTTCGATGAATACCATTGGTGGTATGTTGGAAAATGCCTATACGAATGTCATTCCAAACATGGACTCATTGGGGCAGATCGGTATGCAAAGAGCGCGCGTCGGTTATTTCATGTGGGCGGCATTAGCACTCACGGATAACGAAAAAGGACGTAACAACTTTATCGCGAAAGCCGAAGATGCTTGGGAGGATTTTAAGGTCGCGCAAGAGATCTATGAAAAGTCCCCTAGCACTCCTGAAACAGACAAAATCTACGAAAAGACCAAAGCTCATAAGGCGGAATTTCACAAACTCACTGAAAGCATGATTGCCGCCCTTAAGGAGAACACACCGGAAGCGAATCAAAGAGTCATGACCGCGATGAACGGCGGCGAGTGGCACATTCTCGCGCTGGAAGTTCAAAAAGCCACCACCGACACGATGGCTTATTATCAAAAGCTTTCTCGTGAAGGTGATGAACTCCAAAAACAACATCGCCGTTTCGAAACTCAGTTGCTTATTATTATTGCTGCATTCTGTTCGTTGGCGATCTTCGCTATCTTGATGTTTATTGCTTACCGCGTTTCTAAATCTGTAAGCTCCATTGCCTCTAATTTAACAGATGCGGGCCATCAGGTTTCCGCAGCTATCGTACAATTGACTTCCGCAGGACAAACACTTTCGCATTCTTCAACAGAGTCTGCGGCTTCTTTGGAAGAAACCGTAGCGTCTCTTGAGGAGATGTCCTCGATGGTAAAAATGAATTCAGACAATGCCAAGCAAGCAGCGGCTTTGTCCCAGTCATCGAAAGAATCGGCAGAGCAAGGACAAACAGAGATCCAACATCTTATTTCGTCTATGCATGAAATTTCCAAGTCGTCTAAGAAGATTGAAGAGATTATCAGCGTGATTGATGATATCGCCTTCCAGACCAATCTTTTGGCTTTGAACGCTTCTGTCGAGGCCGCGCGCGCCGGCGAACATGGAAAGGGATTTGCTGTGGTGGCCGAAGCCGTTCGCGCTCTTGCGCAGCGCTCTGCCGTGGCAGCTAAAGATATCAACGGACTCATTAAAGACAGCGTGGATAAAGTAGGAAAAGGCTCTGAGATCGCCGATAAATCCGGAGAGGTTCTTTTCAAGATCGTGAGCTCCGTGAAAAAAGTGTCAGACTTAAACAATGAAATCGCAGCGGCTAGCTCAGAACAAACAACAGGCCTTCAGCAAATCAACAAAGCAATGAATCAATTGGATCAAGGCGCGCAGGCGAATGCTGCGTCCTCAGAAGAAATTGCGGCCTCGGCGGAAGAAATCAATGCCCAAGCTTTACAAATGAAGAACCTCGTCAATGTCCTTAATTCCACAGTCTTAGGCAGTTCTGAAAGCTCCCCTGAAGCCGGCGAAACGAAGAAAAAACCTGAACTTTCTCAGAAAGTCGTTCCTTTCCAAGCGAAGAAAACGGCTAAGCCTGCCGCGAGCCACCCTGCTGTAAAAAAGGCACACAGCAGCAGCGCGTCTTCTGTAATCCCATTTGATGAAGATGAAGACGGCCGAGGCAAAGTAGGAACTACCGACGGCTTTTAA
- a CDS encoding efflux RND transporter periplasmic adaptor subunit: MSKKKILPLVILVVLLLAAYLVKVFLFRNDFSYAGTVEVTKVDIPARVTSVINEFPVKEGQVVAKGQDLVKLACEDIRLAYDLLKKNYSRSSRLMNAGGIPREAYDRVQNQKAEAELRVSWCDIKAPLKGTILTTYFEPGEMVNPGSKLLTMGDLEEVYAYFYLPHDEIAPLKLRQKVQATLPEMDDKTFEGVISYINPEAEFTPKNVQTRDERTRLVYAVKVYFQNPEGVLKPGMTLEWKGE, translated from the coding sequence ATGTCTAAGAAGAAAATTCTTCCTCTTGTCATTCTCGTCGTGCTGCTGCTTGCGGCTTATCTTGTAAAGGTCTTTCTTTTTCGCAACGATTTTTCTTACGCGGGGACCGTTGAAGTCACGAAAGTGGATATTCCTGCGCGGGTGACTTCTGTCATTAATGAGTTTCCTGTGAAAGAGGGACAGGTCGTGGCCAAGGGGCAAGACCTGGTGAAGCTTGCCTGTGAAGACATCCGTCTGGCTTATGACCTTTTAAAGAAAAATTATTCGCGCTCGTCTCGCTTGATGAATGCAGGCGGTATTCCGCGAGAAGCTTACGATCGCGTGCAAAATCAAAAAGCCGAAGCCGAATTGCGTGTCAGCTGGTGTGATATCAAAGCACCGCTGAAGGGCACGATTCTGACGACGTATTTCGAACCGGGGGAGATGGTCAATCCAGGATCTAAGCTCTTGACGATGGGCGATCTGGAAGAGGTCTACGCGTATTTTTATCTCCCGCACGACGAAATCGCGCCGCTGAAGTTGAGGCAAAAGGTGCAGGCGACTTTGCCGGAAATGGACGACAAGACTTTTGAGGGTGTGATTTCTTATATCAATCCTGAAGCGGAGTTTACGCCGAAGAACGTGCAAACACGCGATGAGCGCACGCGCTTGGTTTACGCGGTGAAAGTGTATTTTCAAAATCCCGAAGGTGTTCTGAAGCCCGGTATGACTCTCGAGTGGAAAGGGGAGTAA
- a CDS encoding ABC transporter ATP-binding protein: protein MGISLRAENVFKKLRQTQALKGLSMSFAAHKIHGIIGPEGAGKTTFLRHLMGLLKPDEGKIVFTDDGQTLNFVDIRESVAYMPQTQSLYPELSIHEHLEFFRTLYKLPDSEYMERRKKLLEMARLESFVDRLASQLSGGMYKKLGLTCALLSSPRVLLLDEPTNGVDPLSRRDFWELLYELRGHEDITILVTTSYMDEALKCEEVHLLFDGKMLLEGPPQDILQERKSKNFDQVFLQYDSSLESV from the coding sequence GTGGGAATCTCCCTCCGAGCTGAAAACGTCTTTAAAAAACTCAGACAGACGCAAGCTCTGAAGGGACTCTCTATGAGTTTTGCCGCTCATAAAATCCATGGCATTATCGGACCCGAAGGTGCGGGTAAAACCACGTTCTTGCGGCATCTCATGGGACTTCTTAAGCCGGATGAAGGCAAGATTGTTTTTACAGACGACGGTCAAACCCTGAATTTTGTCGATATCCGCGAATCCGTGGCCTACATGCCGCAAACCCAAAGCCTCTATCCTGAATTGAGTATTCATGAGCATCTCGAGTTTTTTCGAACGCTCTATAAACTTCCCGATAGCGAGTATATGGAGCGCAGAAAAAAACTTTTGGAAATGGCGCGCTTAGAATCCTTTGTTGACCGTCTGGCATCGCAACTTTCCGGAGGCATGTATAAAAAACTCGGACTGACCTGCGCTTTGCTCTCTTCACCGCGTGTTTTGCTTTTAGATGAGCCGACGAATGGTGTCGATCCCTTGAGTCGCCGCGATTTTTGGGAACTTCTTTACGAGCTTCGCGGTCATGAAGACATCACGATTCTGGTAACGACGTCGTACATGGATGAAGCGCTTAAGTGCGAAGAAGTGCATCTTCTGTTTGATGGAAAAATGCTTTTAGAGGGACCTCCGCAAGACATTCTTCAAGAAAGAAAAAGTAAAAACTTCGATCAGGTATTTCTGCAATATGACTCTTCTTTGGAGTCGGTATGA
- a CDS encoding ABC transporter ATP-binding protein, with the protein MKVVDVQELSVKFGDYYAVNNITFSVEQGSIFGFLGANGAGKTTTIRVLCGLLVPTHGKTWVCGLDVQKDSFEVKRRVGYMSQKFTLYDDMSVRENLGFASSLRKLDERKFKEQKNKLLEFIRFRGNENSLVRDLPGGVKQQVSLVAAVLHDPELIFLDEPTAGVSPAYRQRFWALIKELAGEGKTVFVTTHYMDEAEMCEQIALMRSGELIALDSPRGLKQASFPDKDPHDVSLEDVFIHQVEGT; encoded by the coding sequence ATGAAGGTCGTCGACGTGCAAGAGTTGTCTGTCAAGTTTGGCGACTATTATGCTGTGAACAACATCACGTTTTCAGTTGAACAGGGCTCTATCTTTGGTTTCTTAGGAGCTAACGGAGCCGGCAAGACCACGACGATTCGTGTGCTGTGCGGACTCCTTGTGCCCACGCACGGAAAAACCTGGGTTTGCGGATTAGATGTCCAAAAAGATTCTTTCGAGGTGAAAAGACGGGTGGGCTATATGTCGCAGAAGTTCACTCTGTATGACGATATGAGTGTGCGCGAGAATCTGGGATTTGCGTCCTCCTTGCGTAAGTTGGACGAAAGAAAATTTAAAGAACAAAAAAACAAACTTCTTGAGTTCATCCGTTTTCGCGGCAATGAAAACTCTTTGGTGCGCGATCTGCCAGGAGGAGTGAAGCAGCAAGTAAGTTTGGTCGCCGCGGTTTTGCATGATCCCGAATTGATTTTTCTCGATGAACCTACGGCCGGCGTGAGTCCCGCTTATCGTCAGCGCTTTTGGGCGCTCATTAAAGAATTAGCCGGGGAGGGGAAAACAGTCTTCGTGACGACTCATTACATGGACGAAGCCGAGATGTGCGAACAAATTGCTTTAATGCGCTCGGGGGAGTTGATCGCTTTGGATTCTCCGCGAGGTTTAAAACAGGCGAGCTTTCCTGATAAAGATCCGCATGACGTGTCCCTGGAAGATGTCTTTATCCATCAAGTGGAGGGCACATGA
- a CDS encoding ABC transporter permease — protein sequence MIRGRSIIAIAKKEVFHIVRDPFTLALALGMPVIMVLFFGFAIEFNMERIKLAVYMGDKTQNSWELERSFSSSGYFISKPVWSPAHAIQSLDEGEAHAALIIPPTFSRDLRPFAENSVQILIDGSDNSSAGSIVGYLGGIQRKINENNFGVFTPPVDIKTRFLFNPELNSRWFVVPGLAAAIIAILSILLTALTVAREWENGSMELLLATPVRPIEIILGKLLPYSIMGVVAVLFVFLMSQLVFEVPFRGNFFVYMVSCLIFLSTYLAQGLLISVVTRKQQLSMQLAMLSGLLPTILLSGFIFPIEHMPKFFYYATMILPARWFIKISRELFLQGSLFSQILPTFLIQCGLFILMIFLATKKFKKDVEP from the coding sequence ATGATAAGGGGACGCTCGATAATTGCCATCGCCAAGAAAGAAGTTTTTCATATCGTACGCGATCCTTTCACTTTGGCGCTGGCGTTGGGAATGCCGGTGATTATGGTGCTCTTTTTCGGTTTCGCTATCGAATTCAATATGGAGCGGATCAAACTCGCTGTTTACATGGGGGATAAAACACAAAACTCATGGGAGCTTGAAAGAAGTTTTTCCAGTTCCGGTTATTTCATTTCAAAACCCGTCTGGAGTCCCGCGCATGCCATTCAATCTTTGGATGAAGGCGAGGCCCACGCGGCTCTTATCATTCCGCCGACATTCAGTCGGGACCTTCGCCCGTTTGCGGAAAACTCAGTGCAAATACTTATAGACGGTTCTGACAACTCTTCGGCCGGATCTATCGTGGGATATTTAGGAGGAATTCAGAGGAAGATCAACGAAAACAACTTCGGTGTTTTTACTCCGCCGGTCGATATTAAAACCCGTTTTCTTTTTAATCCCGAATTGAACAGTCGCTGGTTTGTGGTGCCGGGGCTTGCTGCGGCGATCATCGCCATTTTATCGATTCTACTGACAGCCTTGACTGTCGCCCGGGAGTGGGAAAATGGCTCGATGGAGCTTTTGCTGGCGACACCGGTTCGTCCGATTGAAATTATTCTGGGTAAACTTCTACCTTATTCCATCATGGGCGTGGTCGCGGTTTTATTTGTTTTTTTGATGTCGCAACTGGTGTTTGAGGTGCCCTTTCGCGGGAATTTTTTCGTGTACATGGTTTCTTGTCTAATTTTCCTGAGCACTTATTTAGCGCAAGGGCTGTTGATTTCAGTTGTCACTCGCAAGCAACAGCTCAGCATGCAACTCGCGATGCTTTCGGGTTTGCTGCCGACAATTCTTCTTTCAGGATTTATTTTCCCTATCGAACACATGCCGAAGTTTTTTTATTACGCGACGATGATTCTTCCCGCACGGTGGTTTATTAAAATCAGTCGGGAGTTGTTCTTACAAGGATCTTTATTTTCGCAGATCCTCCCAACATTTTTGATCCAATGCGGGCTTTTTATTTTGATGATCTTTTTGGCGACAAAGAAATTTAAAAAGGACGTCGAGCCATGA
- a CDS encoding ABC transporter permease translates to MKTLLGFIRKEFLQTLRDPRMRFLLFVAPCVQLTIFGTALSTEAKNIRLSVFGAVSDQPLQELHRKALASGWFIPAKVSVADPFEQIQKGEADAVLVAPEEGFDKSLGRKEGHVQLLINATNVTRAQSIERYFQNIVRILYPQKAPIEFDVRVLYNPALRTSLFLVPGVMSLLVCLITILLTGMSIAKEKELGTFETLIAAPVTPEEVILGKTIPFVLLGMSNIPLIVGVAMVLFGMPLRGSLWMLLIASFVFVCCTVGIGLFISTVAKNQQQSMMGGFLYLFPSVLLSGLVFPVENMPWALRIFSYLNPLTYFIELLRNIMLKGGDLRLIAVNVLILAAMATLAITASWRRFKTTLT, encoded by the coding sequence ATGAAAACTCTTTTGGGCTTTATCCGCAAAGAATTTTTGCAGACTCTGCGCGATCCGCGCATGCGATTTCTTTTGTTTGTCGCACCTTGCGTGCAATTGACGATCTTTGGCACGGCTCTTTCAACCGAAGCTAAAAATATTCGTCTGAGTGTCTTTGGCGCGGTCAGCGATCAGCCTTTGCAGGAGCTTCATCGTAAAGCACTGGCATCCGGCTGGTTTATTCCGGCGAAGGTATCGGTGGCAGATCCATTTGAGCAAATTCAAAAAGGGGAGGCCGACGCCGTTTTGGTGGCACCAGAAGAGGGCTTTGATAAAAGCCTCGGACGAAAAGAGGGACACGTGCAATTACTTATTAACGCCACGAATGTCACCCGCGCACAAAGTATAGAAAGATATTTTCAAAACATCGTGCGAATCCTTTATCCGCAAAAAGCCCCGATCGAGTTTGACGTTCGGGTGCTTTACAATCCCGCTTTGCGCACGTCTTTGTTTTTGGTGCCGGGTGTGATGAGTCTTCTTGTGTGTTTGATCACAATTCTTCTCACAGGCATGTCGATTGCGAAAGAAAAAGAACTCGGCACCTTTGAAACTTTGATCGCAGCACCCGTCACGCCTGAAGAGGTGATTCTTGGTAAGACCATTCCTTTTGTTCTTCTGGGGATGAGCAATATTCCTTTGATCGTCGGTGTGGCGATGGTCTTATTTGGAATGCCCTTGCGAGGCAGTCTGTGGATGCTTCTTATTGCGTCCTTTGTCTTTGTTTGCTGCACAGTCGGTATTGGTCTTTTTATCTCAACGGTCGCGAAGAATCAGCAGCAGTCGATGATGGGAGGTTTTCTTTATCTTTTTCCCTCGGTTCTGCTTTCCGGGTTGGTTTTTCCCGTTGAGAATATGCCGTGGGCGCTGCGGATTTTTTCTTACCTCAATCCCTTGACGTACTTCATCGAACTCTTGCGCAACATAATGCTTAAAGGCGGCGACCTGCGCCTCATCGCGGTGAACGTCCTCATTCTTGCCGCGATGGCGACGTTGGCGATAACAGCAAGCTGGCGCAGATTTAAGACGACTTTGACTTGA
- a CDS encoding MFS transporter yields MTSQNAGWKDLLSGKNGIYSVALAGGVTLHALNMYIAITIMPSAVKEIGGLAFYAWTTTLFVIASILGAALTAKLLKNSGPRGAYVIATALFTAGTLICTLAPSMMVMLIGRSLQGLGGGFLYALAYGVTRLVFPENLWGRSIGLISAMFGIATLVGPAVGGLFAQQNAWRTAFGSLIPIAVLFALLAFFTLPKKSDDKSADSPIPYLQLLFLSGAVLAVSTGSLSENMTWKIAGLVGALAMIGLIAIAESTSSARLLPKNSFSLSSPLGVIYFLIALLMLSMQPEIFVPYLLQNLHAQSPLWAGYLGAFMAIGWTVASFLSSKWQDKGDRLVLLGPALVLGGLVLLAVFLPQQSTGQWTLLAPICVGLILVGFGIGLAWPSLVSRVFQNAPTDEQGLAAGGMTTVQLFAIAFGAASAGMVANFAGLSNPGGVTGAASAAFWLMCLFAVLPVICLLVAVKSMSLTKRAMSVN; encoded by the coding sequence ATGACAAGTCAAAATGCAGGTTGGAAAGATCTGCTTTCGGGAAAAAACGGAATCTACTCCGTCGCACTTGCCGGCGGCGTGACTCTTCACGCACTTAATATGTACATCGCGATCACGATCATGCCTTCCGCGGTGAAGGAGATCGGTGGTTTAGCTTTTTACGCCTGGACCACAACTCTATTTGTGATCGCTTCAATTTTGGGAGCCGCACTCACAGCAAAGTTACTTAAAAACAGCGGGCCGCGCGGAGCTTACGTTATCGCGACGGCTTTGTTTACCGCAGGAACTTTGATTTGTACTTTAGCTCCAAGCATGATGGTGATGCTTATTGGCCGAAGCCTGCAAGGACTCGGCGGAGGTTTTCTTTATGCTCTCGCTTACGGAGTCACCCGCCTGGTCTTTCCAGAAAATCTTTGGGGACGCTCTATCGGCTTAATCTCAGCAATGTTTGGAATCGCAACATTGGTAGGGCCTGCGGTTGGTGGTTTGTTCGCGCAACAAAATGCATGGCGGACGGCTTTTGGTTCGCTGATTCCGATCGCGGTGTTATTTGCTCTTCTTGCGTTTTTTACTTTACCGAAAAAGAGCGATGATAAAAGCGCGGACTCCCCGATCCCTTATTTGCAATTGCTTTTCTTAAGCGGTGCCGTGCTTGCGGTTTCAACAGGAAGTCTTTCAGAGAATATGACTTGGAAAATCGCGGGTCTTGTCGGCGCTTTGGCGATGATCGGTCTTATCGCGATTGCGGAAAGTACTTCCTCGGCGCGGCTCTTACCGAAAAATTCGTTCAGCCTGTCGTCGCCGCTGGGTGTGATTTATTTTCTGATCGCGCTTTTGATGTTGAGTATGCAGCCTGAAATCTTCGTGCCTTATTTGTTGCAGAATCTGCATGCGCAGTCTCCGCTGTGGGCAGGCTACTTGGGTGCGTTTATGGCGATTGGCTGGACGGTGGCTTCCTTCTTAAGTTCAAAGTGGCAGGATAAAGGCGATCGACTTGTTCTGCTGGGTCCCGCGTTGGTTCTTGGTGGATTAGTTTTATTAGCGGTTTTTCTTCCGCAACAGAGCACAGGGCAATGGACACTGCTCGCACCAATCTGCGTGGGGTTGATTTTAGTGGGCTTCGGAATTGGTTTAGCATGGCCCAGCCTTGTGAGCCGCGTTTTCCAAAACGCACCCACAGATGAACAAGGACTCGCCGCTGGCGGCATGACCACAGTCCAACTTTTCGCCATCGCCTTTGGCGCTGCGAGCGCCGGCATGGTCGCAAACTTCGCAGGTCTTTCAAATCCTGGCGGAGTGACGGGCGCCGCGAGCGCAGCGTTTTGGTTGATGTGTTTGTTTGCCGTACTCCCTGTGATTTGCCTTTTGGTCGCGGTGAAATCCATGAGTCTTACTAAAAGAGCAATGTCTGTGAATTAA